From the Asterias amurensis chromosome 1, ASM3211899v1 genome, the window TCGAAAAATGACAATGAGAAAAGTAAGTACAGAGATAAgctgttttgccataaaaacGGGAAGAATGTACAAAAAGAGGCTAAAATGGTATCaaatgcaaacaatagttaGTAGTCTGAGGTTTTGACCCAAGCAGAgtatttcttgaaggctaaatatACAACACACatgcttagcatttttttttcaaggccCTCAAAAAAAGATATTTCTAGGGTCGAAATGTTCAAAAAAGGAATATAATAATGGAAGCTATGTCACAAAGTGGGAATGACAAGCAAAGAGTAAAAAAAGACAACTTAACTTACTTCCACATGTCTTTGAAGAAGTGCATGCTGAGTATACAGATAGGGTTGATGGGAGCTTCAATGCGGTCAAATAATGCTATGACACGAGGTAAACTGAATAACACTAAAACCTTCAGTTGGAAGAACAGTAAATGGTACAGCGCCAGGAAAcctgcaacaaaaacaaatacagcaTAAGGgtttggttactttttgtacgccacaaaacacaaacattcaaAAAATTGCATTCAAAGATAATGATTTTAGACCGCTTCATTTTAAAAtcatacttgctgaggtgctgcagtttttgagaaatgagtaaaacaatttctcaaaaattattttcgtccCAGTGAcactaaaattattttggcAGGGTCAACAGACttatgcgactctcctgaaaacattgctctgagATTTTCaccctttttctcaaaaacttgataacTAACGAAGCTGAAATTTGGACAGATAAACTATATTACAAACATCTTCTTTCACAGTGAAAAGggatttgtgtcatggacaaGAACTTGATCTGCAAAAGGCATCAAAACCACTTAAATTAAATGACATGTTACATCCTGGAAAATGTTGAGACACTGAGATGTTTGAATAGACACTTACTAATATCCAAGGCACTTAGACTCTCTCTAGTTGCTCTGTGGTTGGTCAGTGCACCAATATACAACCAATGGACAAACAGTTCAGCAAAGAAGGCCCAGAAGAGGAATCTGATGAACTCCTTCAAGATGTATCTCAACTCCTTCCAAGAAAACATCTTTATCTTATTGTTTATCTAAAGGAAGAAAATAGGATCAcaatcaaaaataattgtatggCTCTGCTCAGCACCAAACTCTGTACTTGCGACCACAACTCTTCGCTTGCAAGTGCTTAATTTCTGCACAAGAAATACATATGAGCACAAGCCAAAGTTCCCTACTGGAATCCCCTGCTTCCGTAATCCCAGATtatttgcttatggtaagcagaacaacaaaattgggcccaggagaaATGAAATCCACACCCTCTTAATCCAGTACAGGTGGAGGAGAATTAATTGAAGATTCAAGGGGAGGAAAATGAAGGGCAGATGAAGGGAGGGGGCAAGAGTGGGGTGCTGATGAGTGATGTAAAGGACTAGGCAACCGGGAAAGTAAGTTGTGCTTGAAGTTTTACATGGTGTGGAAAATTAGATGAGAATTAACTATAcaaaacttgcaggtacaaccatgtgtataatctcttttgaaggagtgctggctcttttcagagctgtTGTGGTATCAATGTTTCAACCagaatactctgctcgtcttcaggagaaaaacaaagtgtaaacattaaaacaaattaaagtcgGCCAAAGGTCAAAGTTCCGGATTCCAATGATGTCTTTATTTTAGATGGTTTACACTTGCTGGTAATTTTGGGTTATGCCACTACTAAGCTACATCCTCTTTAAATTCCAGTACAGTGAAACGACTGTGGTTTGAAGTGTCTTGAAGATGTGGACTACAACACAGGGAAAAGGTTCTAAAAATGGTATATTGAAGAGTAAAAATGTTTGTGATATGATGGCTGTAGAGTAAAAACCATGTGAGTTAGAAAAAGCATTTACTTTGCCTAGCGTGGAGGACGCCCTCGATCGTCTCCATAGGGTGGGTAGCACAGTCTAAGACACTACCTCGAGTTCCCCATCACTTGACTCACCTGACTTAAGAAGGTGTCGTATCCAATGACAGGTCCATAAGCCAACACTGGTAGATAGAAATTGTAAAGCAGCATGTCAAAGAAGGTGTAGTGTCGTGGAGAAGGTTTACCCGGCTTGGTGTTACGACAAAACTCCAGGCCGAAACATAACAGGCGTAAATTGCTGGTTGTTATGCACACCATGCCTGAATACAAGCCAGTGATATACTGATTCTACAGAACAAGAAGACAATGGGATAATAAAATAGTACAGGATtggtaacaataaaacaacatcattgtttattcattgtctgaaagcttactgttTATCAAGTTCATACTCAAACCATTTTCTCTGTAGCATACTTTTCTCTgagtttgtatgagagagatgggctgttgttgccagcttggtgtttatactcccttgtgtacaaacaaacaaacatcccaacaagcaaacaaaccaaTCCTGGGAAATAAAGACTTTTATTTAAGTTTTTACCATGACTGATAATCACTCTATACTTGGGGCACACCAGAACCTGCAGAAAGGTATCCACAGACATACTACTCAGACAGGTTTCAAACCCACAATCCAAGGGCTCGCTCGGTCTATGGTTAAGTCATCTACTCTTGAATGCAGGGTTCTGGGCAGTCCCACACCATTATTATGTCTGTGGATTTTGTACAGACTCATTAGCccatgagtgtacagtgcttatcacacatcattagcccatgagtgtacagtgcttatcacacatcattagcccatgagtgtacagtgcttatcacacatcattagcccatgagtgtacagtgcttatcacacatcattagcccatgagtgtacagtgcttatcacacatcattagcccatgagtgtacagtgcttatcacacatcattagcccatgagtgtacagtgcttatcacacatcattagcccatgagtgtacagtgcttatcacacatcattagcccatgagtgtacagtgcttatcacacatcattagcccatgagtgtacagtgcttatcacacatcattagcccatgagtgtacagtgcttatcacacatcattagcccatgagtgtacagtgcttatcacacatcattagcccatgagtatacagtgcttatcacacatcattagcccatgagtgtacagtgcttatcacacatcattagcccatgagtgtacagtgcttatcacacatcattagcccatgagtgtacagtgcttatcacacatcattagcccatgagtgtacagtgcttatcacacatcattagcccatgagtgtacagtgcttatcacacatcattagcccatgagtgtacagtgcttatcacacatcattagcccatgagtgtacagtgcttatcacacatcattagcccatgagtgtacagtgcttatcacacatcattagcccatgagtgtacagtgcttatcacacatcattagcccatgagtgtacagtgcttatcacacatcattagcccatgagtgtacagtgcttatcacacatcattagcccatgagtgtacagtgcttatcacacatcattagcccatgagtatacagtgcttatcacacatcattagcccatgagtgtacagtgcttatcacacatcattagcccatgagtgtacagtgcttatcacacatcattagcccatgagtatacagtgcttatcacacattgataaaaaacccaaaatagtttgtatacaaaaaaaaattgtgagaagtTGCCTAACACCACAAGGCCACGGACGGCCAGTCCAAGTTGAGCGCTACACTTAACTAgtttgggctatcgacccaaacAAGCTGTCATCAAGGGCACGTTGCAACCTACTGCTTGGGCTGAAAAAGGGTTACAGTCCGTAGGAATGTAggcaagggtatcatccactaggagcctggctagtagagcaaaatgcactaccttcccaactttgtACAAAGCCtctatggttaagtgtcttgctcatggGGATAAGGGCCATGACTGGGATTGGAGCCCACACTATGCTGACAACAACAGAGCATGGGTTCGGTAACTAGAACGCTCGCCACAACACGCCACCAATAACACAATCTTATTTGACAAAAGAATTGCAAAGTTGTGTACTCACCTGGAAGTCCAATAGTGACTGCACACTGAAGGAAGTAATTTGAAGCACAACAACAATCCAAACTAAGATTGGCTTCCTTGTGAGGGCGACTACATACACCATGACTGCATGTACTAGGAGAAGTGCTAAAACATGGCTGCCGTATCCAACATAAACAATCAGGATTGAGTAAAACAGCATGAATGGCTTTCTCAGCTGTGAAGAGAGATAGAAAAAGGATTTTATTATAACAATTTGTAATGGGTTAGTCATTTGTAAGCAACAACAATAAAGAAAAATGCAGtgtaacaaaagaaatgttcatTCAAATTCTccaatttaacaaaaacataaaaatgaaaTGTGTTTGGATTTGTTTTGCTCACAAATTCTAAGCTGACGTGTGTGTATTTGGCCTAGGCCCGATACATAATGACTGAAATCACATCCAATGCGAATACAGACCTTTATACAGATACGTGATTAGAGAAatcgtatctgtatctgtacgcttgtgaaacctctctaataacGGTGTAAGGCATCAATGAAAGGAGCAGACCAATTAAAGTGGTAAGCGGATCAAGAAAATTATTCCTGTTTAATTACGGGGCCcttattgctgaagtgcaagctCTAAGTAGGAAAGATGCCAGCTTTtcaaactgttcatgttatgTTGCCATGCAATCAGTTGAGTGGCCTAATAGACTGTGTTCTTTTTCTAagacatttgatactccttatcatCAGCTGTGTCtgagtggacaatattttgatttaatctgggggaaatctgtgttGGGCAGGGGGTGGGCgacacagtgtattttgctcagagagCTGGGCAAAAATGTTGAGTTCTGGGCCGGACCGCCCAGTGCCACTCACCATATCTACAATGCTGGAAAGGGGTGTACTTTACATGAAGGTTTATTTCTACCCCAAATAGTATAACATGTATGTATTAAGCCATGAGTTACCTTAGGAGCAACAAACGCAACCAGTTGACCCATGACTACATATGCTATGAAGGAACCAACTACGGCAGGCGTTGTCATCGCACCAGTAAAAAACTTCCATTGATAATCAGAAGTATCctgtaatttaaaaacaaactgtaaCTAAAATGTTCGTCGACAGCCCTTGAACTCTGGATGGGGTGCAGCACTTTTCCTCTAGTAAGGGGcactatgaggaaaatgtaagtttgtataaGAACCTTTcagagggcaccacagtaaAAGCACAGGCACCACGACAATTGCTGCAATATAGGTACTGTTGGTTATTTTAAGGCCCGAtgatatgattttgttttaaaaaaatgtatcttCCTGATGTATCATAATGGTAGTCAACCAGTTTAATGGTCAAATTCTTCTACATCCACACACTCAAAAATATTAATCTACACAGAACATATTTAAAAGTGGGTTACAGAGCTTTAAGTAGCACACATAATATGTATGCTGTATAATATGAATGTTTGTAATGCAAGGTTTTTACTAAATTGCTACTTTTTTAACtgctgtgtatttttttaaaaaccataTTGTTCtttttgctcatgttttttaatcctgcattttaTGGTTTTTCTTcgactgtacagcgctttgaaacagtgttaaagcgctttataaatgcatttaagttaagttttagttaagttaagttaagtttacACAGGTCAAGTTCAGAAGTTGTGTTTATTCTCCTGTAACAGTTGTTGCCAAGCAAGTGTTAAGGGTAAACCCTGTATATAATGCAAATCCAGGGCTTGACAGTTAAACAAAGGTAAAAATTTATTAAGGGCTTAATCTGGCAGTCTTGTGCTTGACAAAATCAATATCTTAAATAGAAAGAGTAATGTttaataagcttgggcgatatcgatttattttattcacgatatatcgccgacaatatatcgcgatatttgatataatcgcgattaattaaatttgacatcatcagtcttctaACTCCAAgtaaaagttgtagaagagacagtcctagcataagagaggtgttctaatgacctattcttctggttttactccaaacctatggggtgcaagatgtctcagctagcaaatacatcgcgatatttaatcgatatcgcgatatatcgcgaaaTATCGCGATAtgtcgcgatatatcgatatttcgataaaaaaccaaatccatccgatatcgaaatcgtttccaaattaatatcgcgatattcgataatatcgtgatatcgcccaagcttaatgttTAACCTTATTGACTTTGAGTCAGATAAGTACATTACAGTACCTttgaataagaaaaacaagataagTGTTATGTCTGACAAGACTTATTCAAATAATCACAGCTAATATGATAAACTATGTCAACagcctttaaatatttgtttgctttATTATTTAACCAGGGTAGCCTTATCAGAGTTATACTTTTTATCTGTAAGGGCCATGTGTACAAactggtcttgtaaaataaagTTTGGCCCTGTAaaagttttgagctacaagccttCCTGTggatcacccccccccccccccccccaatctagTCCTGAGACTTGGGTGGGATTTCAACAACttttaaacaacatttttgatatttttgagCTTTATGGACAGAAAAATTGAGATTTACCTTTTTCAGATGTTGTATGAATGGCCAGCTGTTACTCAGGTAAGACCCAATCTGTGAttcattttctgaaaaaatgggggggggggagtaaatTAACAAGGGTTAAAGGTGAAGTTAAACTTTCTTGAATCAAAAAGACAATTTCCCTTTTGAAACTGCAGCCTAAATGAGACAAATCAACGTTTACTGCACAAAGAAAGGTCCAataaaagtttcagctgaatctAAGGCGGCCCACAACTTTGACTGTATTGATCAAGAACGTCAAATCCATCCACACTTAGTGAGGTGACAGTGGAGAACCAAACACATCTTGGGCAGCATTCATGAAAGAGCACCATGGCAATTCAAATAATCAGTTAACTCTCAGCAGTCTGAGAAAAGATTGACTGcgtgaattgtttctcaaattcAGTAATATCATTACAACCATATTACTTTTAAGGGTATCCTTTCTCAAACAGTTTTGCTTCATCAACACAGTACTTCTCATCAcataagttgttattgccattagttTGTGGTTAATTTGTGGCACATAAATTGATCTATGAGCCTTCATCTACCTTTAAAGTTAGTCATTAAGTGCAACACTAATTTGACATAAACACACCTACCTTTAGATATCTGGTGAATGTGCCATTgtatataaaaaagtaaaaagccgATGAATGCAACGTAAAGGTACAATTCCATGGTAGGTAATGCTGCATGCTGGAATTCACTCTTTTTGGGGGCACTTGGCTTGGAGTTTGATGGGTCTCTGCCCCCATCCAGTTCAGGTCTTGATGTTGAAGAAAACGGACATTGAATAGCAGATTTGTTCTCATGGAGTGATGATTTGTCCAATTTGGAAGTGTTTTCCTGCTCCTCTTCTTTATCTCTTGCTTTCTTTCCTCTATTACGATGAAAAGCCATAGCTAACTGCAGATGgaacaatacaaatttaataatttataattataatcttcacactgattattttttatatctttCTGCCAATGACACCAAGGGACcttcataaataaaataagtatTCTCACATCGTGTctctcagtgatgctcaaggcgcttcaacaaTCAATATttgtaaggtatgtgggactttTCTATACCGTATTTCCACCACGcaaaagtttcaaaccctacgTATGTGGGACTGCGTATTAACAATAAGAGCACTGGGTACCTTATTGTGTgtaacacaacacacgggaccaatctgaaggacaaagcatcgTGGTTTCTACCTGGATGATGGACAGaccacaggcctggaatttcatctttgaaaggtcTGTCACATACAGAAAGTGTTACGCGTCGAGTGTGAATGACGACTTGCAATATCAGTAGTTGTGCGGGCGTTGTGCGTGTGATTATAACACATGGAGGCACAGTGTATAAATGGGTGGGTTTACGGCGTGAATAACTTGTgcaactgccttgagcaaggctgtGGCCTCTGTGGACTGCATATTCCAGGCCAGAGCTGAGGGGGAGGACATGGCCGGACCTACTCTttgaactatttcggtttcgttcgTTATCGTCTCtcgttacgggagacgatagcggacgaaaccgaaatagttctagtaGGAGTAGGCCGGACCATGACTTCCCCTCCGCTACTCTATTAAAAAATAGTCAAAACACGGCTGtgtgcaaaaagtgtacatactggtaccctgtgcgagctttgtggttccgtgtatgttttgtacacaaatcacggatcgtacccgccctctcgtgacgcacTCTCGCAAAATGAGGTCGGGTAATTCTCAAAATTtttggcagaggagtaacacgtacagtagatgGGGAATCcgaaattacggtaagaatttatcatttttaacaatttttgagattgcggagtggattctctggtcgcccctagacccagtaactggggcgctgtactccttttcaacaatttttgactttatctgtcgtactagcgccccagggaatggcacagaattttaacgaatacccagtttttcgcgacacccagccacaaaaaatgcctcaaaatgacaaaaagaccaaacaaactagctcaaaaatcgcctactctattctcgatacgtctaggatgtaacatcaggcatttaattgtactcacaatcatttttttaaactccaaatcgatgatttttaactccgcatcgtggagcgattgacaagtctgcgattttcggatgtgtatggtaacgaaacatggcgtcgcgttgtgggtggatgtccatcaacggctgtttaatgctacacttgttacaggcgttgcagcgaatgctatacattgtacacggggatgggtacaggcgctgcagctagcgagtgcccacgtgcgttcaatcatggtcaacgtaacttacacggtaccgggttgttggaaaattatcagaaagggggtgaaaggttctcagaaagggaatattgtctgaaagaggggatttttctggtctgaagtctgctggatgaagctggatggttctggatgaagtctgctggtctggatttttctggtcatcgccccccccccccccaaaaaaaaggaaaaaaacgaaaaaaggggaaaaaagatgataaataaataaaaaaaaattctacagtgacactggcagcactaaacattataagaagcaatttaaccatgcacaaaaatcgtaggcctagatgaagtacagcggtttttatttatttatcatatttttcccccttttttttttttttttctttttttttggggggcgatgaccagaaaaatcccctctttcagacaatattccctttctgagaacctttcaccccctttctgataattttccaacaacccggcaccgtgtaagttacgttgaccatgattgaacgcacgtgggcactcgctagctgcagcgcctgtacccatccccgtgtacaatgtatagcattcgctgcaacgcctgtaacaagtgtagcattaaacagccgttgatggacatccacccacaacgcgacgccatgtttcgttaccatacacatccgaaaatcgcagacttgtcaatcgctccacgatgcggagttaaaaatcatcgatttggagtttaaaaaatgattgtgagtacaattaaatgcctgatgttacatcctagacgtatcgagaatagagtaggcgatttttgagctagtttgtttggtctttttgtcattttgaggcattttttgtggctgggtgtcgcgaaaaactgggtattcgttaaaattctgtgccattccctggggcgctagtacgacagataaagtcaaaaattgttgaaaaggagtacagcgccccagttactgggtctaggtcGCCCCCTGGCACAttgagatatcaaaggacacatagagcctaattttggcaagattaaaaaaagaaaagagagaGATTTCTGACtcaaaaattcattgaaccatgggtcgttaaACGCGTGACAGATGTTCGTCTAGtatatgaggttacgggagacgttagccggacgaaaccgcaatagttctaggagtagaccCTGGGTACGATTTCGGGGCTCTGCTTATCGTGGAATTAGTATGTGCTTACCCGAGCCCTTTATCCTGCATTCTGTAACTACCTCGGAccactacctccatggtatacaCACAACAAGTGCAGAATTTCACGCACGGTAAAAAGCAGAGAGCAGAATTGTCGGGCTCCAGCCTGACACAAAATTATCAACTTCCTTCAGACACCTTACTCgagtttatatttttttatataaagaatAACACAACTTCGCACAGAATATACGTACCTGTTACTTCCGACGAAAACTACAGCAACACAAAGTCCCCAAATAACTGCACCTTTCAcaaacaatatttatatttaaaaaagttaCCTTCCGTGTTCGGTTCCTTCACTTTTCGATTGTTGACCGTGCGTGAAACGTGTGTGTCATGTAATGTATGTTTACTTTAGTCTGAACCCTGACGTATCATTCAACAAGTAACCAGTCTAATTTAGACTTGTCCCCTGTATTACTCTTAAAGAATGTTGCGTAAAGCAAAGACAGGCGCCAGCCGATAATTTTTGCGTGAGCAAGGGAAGCTTTTGATTGGTCAATAGTAGTTTGACCACTTTTTTTGTCGCGCTGTATCGTCTGCTAGAAGATGTCGTCTGCTAACATGAAAAGTTAAAGTTTTGATCCCGTCGTGGCGGTGGTTTGTTGCAGTTAagtcaagacaagacaagacaagacaagacaagacaagacaagacaggTCATTCAGGTGTGTAGCAGGCAGGCTTATAGGCCCTTTTTATATAGCTGGGTCACTCATTGTCGTGAATTCacttaaaactgttttttaatgtGGCTGTAGTTCATTTGATCTTTGCGTGATTATACTTTGTAAAAAGGGGCTCAGCAAATCTAGTGATAATTACGATTCCGTTCAAGGTTTTAGCCATCATACTGATTTGGGAGGCCAATGTACAAATTgttcacttgaaatatttcaagCTCTAAATtgcagataaaacagggtgtccaagaGACACCCTAATACCCCCTCTGTATGGCTAACACTACGTATGACTACGTTATGATGGGTTACCCGCCTCCATCTTTGACATCACATGAATGGGGAGATCCCTGCACAAAGTTCTTTCAGTACCATTTCAAGTAAGCCCCATAGCCTGACTTGCTGCAAGTTATTAAAGGTTTACAACAGAATAATAAGAAGCGAGAACTTATTTACTTTGTTTAAAATACAGAAAGAGTTTATTTCACCACAATTTAAATTCAGTTTCCacacattcattgaaaagattATACAATATTATAAATGAATTAAAGGGCAATCAATCCACAGGTCTGGGGTTGAGGAGTATCGATCCCTGCTGATTCAATCACTACAACCCACCCTCCCGCAGCTCTCAAACCCTTATATAAACTTTCAATAAGTCACAGATTAGGCTAAGATGATAGGAAGGTATTTCTTTTAATAATTTGAAGGGTTATTTAAAATTGGATTAAAATAATCAGTTTGGATGGTGTATTTGAAGTAAATTTTAA encodes:
- the LOC139942211 gene encoding protein-cysteine N-palmitoyltransferase HHAT-like gives rise to the protein MAFHRNRGKKARDKEEEQENTSKLDKSSLHENKSAIQCPFSSTSRPELDGGRDPSNSKPSAPKKSEFQHAALPTMELYLYVAFIGFLLFYIQWHIHQISKENESQIGSYLSNSWPFIQHLKKDTSDYQWKFFTGAMTTPAVVGSFIAYVVMGQLVAFVAPKLRKPFMLFYSILIVYVGYGSHVLALLLVHAVMVYVVALTRKPILVWIVVVLQITSFSVQSLLDFQNQYITGLYSGMVCITTSNLRLLCFGLEFCRNTKPGKPSPRHYTFFDMLLYNFYLPVLAYGPVIGYDTFLSQINNKIKMFSWKELRYILKEFIRFLFWAFFAELFVHWLYIGALTNHRATRESLSALDISFLALYHLLFFQLKVLVLFSLPRVIALFDRIEAPINPICILSMHFFKDMWKYFDRGLNDMLTKYIYYPLGGSRHGILRQSFAAFMCFFFTAHWHGCSKSYYYWALLNWVGVQLESILLTFSANFMPLQRFQNGLSGAMLRRFHTACAVPNYLFLASANLVFVLGTTKTYYVVTTVYFGDWPWNFLLVLISFYCCIQVVTEMEKRIGKNRMLSKKYI